The following coding sequences are from one Malaciobacter pacificus window:
- a CDS encoding WecB/TagA/CpsF family glycosyltransferase — translation MRSEIINDYKINAFENKKHFLNQIKNEKKILIAMNAEKILKDDEKLRKIVNENISYPDGIGAVMALKQKGLNTIKIPGSEFWLDIIKEFQNEKSFYFIGSTQEVIENTIRKLKIEYPSINILGYQNGFINEEQKSELKEKLQNLKPDVIFVAQGSPRQEFLMDELIHLQPALYMGLGGSFDIYGGNKKRAPKVFLDLHLEWLYRLLKEPTRIGRQLNLVKFLVLLKLGKL, via the coding sequence ATGAGAAGTGAAATTATTAATGATTATAAAATAAATGCATTTGAAAATAAAAAACACTTTTTAAATCAAATTAAAAATGAAAAAAAAATACTCATAGCAATGAATGCAGAAAAGATACTTAAAGATGATGAAAAACTAAGAAAAATTGTAAATGAAAATATCTCATATCCTGATGGTATTGGTGCAGTTATGGCATTAAAACAAAAGGGCTTAAATACTATAAAGATACCTGGTAGTGAATTTTGGTTAGATATAATAAAAGAATTTCAAAATGAAAAAAGTTTTTATTTTATAGGCTCTACACAAGAAGTAATAGAAAATACAATAAGAAAATTGAAGATAGAATATCCAAGTATAAATATTTTAGGATATCAAAATGGATTTATAAATGAAGAACAAAAAAGTGAACTAAAAGAGAAACTACAAAATTTAAAACCTGATGTTATTTTTGTAGCACAAGGAAGTCCTCGACAAGAGTTTTTAATGGATGAACTTATACATTTACAGCCTGCTTTATATATGGGGTTAGGTGGTAGTTTTGATATTTATGGAGGAAATAAAAAAAGAGCTCCAAAGGTATTTTTAGATTTACATTTAGAGTGGTTATATAGACTTTTAAAAGAACCTACAAGAATAGGCAGACAGTTAAATTTAGTGAAATTTTTAGTTTTGTTAAAACTAGGTAAATTATAA
- a CDS encoding glycosyltransferase family 4 protein, with the protein MLIIKLISILILTFIFIKLIIKNASFLGLVDIPNDRSSHTKITPRGAGIGFGLSFFLYFLVFDFSFFIEYWSVFLAIFLVFLIGILDDHKDASPKQKFYVIFISSIILYFSGISIDSLGLFFGFEVYLWYFALPFSMFAFAGYTNALNLIDGLDGLAGLVSLIILSTFVYIGYKFDDELILSLSTVLIVTLLAFLYFNWNPAKIFMGDSGSLFLGFIIALLGVLSIKYVHPIAVLYIIAIPILDTVIVMIRRIRYGKSPFKPDKTHIHHILLKFFSKNVKKTVFFISLMQGLFSLLGIVLASNSKELGNGAGAFMALVGFFGITILFYMIFTGMKRRQKLIEKLALRKKRKYKLNNQKS; encoded by the coding sequence ATGCTTATAATAAAACTTATCTCTATACTCATTTTGACATTTATTTTTATAAAACTAATTATAAAAAACGCCTCATTTCTAGGATTAGTAGATATCCCAAATGACAGAAGTTCTCACACTAAAATCACTCCAAGAGGTGCAGGTATTGGTTTTGGTTTGAGTTTTTTTCTATATTTTTTGGTTTTTGATTTTTCTTTTTTTATAGAGTATTGGAGTGTATTTTTAGCTATATTTTTAGTATTTTTGATAGGTATTTTAGATGACCATAAAGATGCAAGTCCAAAGCAGAAGTTTTATGTGATATTTATATCTTCTATTATTTTGTATTTTAGTGGTATTAGTATAGATAGTTTGGGGTTGTTTTTTGGTTTTGAAGTTTATCTTTGGTATTTTGCATTGCCTTTTAGTATGTTTGCATTTGCAGGATATACAAATGCCTTAAATCTTATCGATGGATTAGATGGATTGGCTGGATTGGTATCTCTTATTATACTTAGTACTTTTGTATATATTGGTTATAAGTTTGATGATGAACTTATACTATCGCTTAGTACTGTGCTTATAGTGACACTATTGGCTTTTTTGTACTTCAACTGGAACCCTGCGAAGATATTCATGGGAGATAGTGGGAGTCTTTTTTTAGGATTTATTATAGCATTACTTGGAGTTTTATCTATAAAGTATGTACATCCTATAGCTGTATTATACATCATAGCTATTCCTATACTAGATACTGTTATTGTGATGATAAGACGTATAAGATATGGTAAGTCACCTTTTAAGCCAGATAAGACTCACATACATCATATTTTATTAAAGTTCTTTTCAAAAAATGTCAAAAAAACAGTATTTTTCATATCTTTGATGCAAGGACTTTTTTCTTTACTTGGTATAGTCCTAGCTTCAAACTCAAAAGAGTTGGGTAATGGTGCTGGAGCTTTTATGGCTTTGGTTGGATTTTTTGGTATTACTATACTTTTTTATATGATATTTACAGGTATGAAAAGAAGACAAAAACTCATAGAAAAACTAGCTTTAAGAAAAAAAAGAAAATATAAGCTAAATAACCAAAAAAGTTAG
- a CDS encoding polysaccharide biosynthesis/export family protein, producing the protein MRYLLVVCLLFINLFAIQLSPEQIMMAKQAGISQSQIDSAIVQKEQASEQSVAKEQVVQNDLVSTTTKVQLQRFGSQFFNNKNKINPYSMPTPSNYILNYEDKLNIVIYGATNENFKLSINNNGNVTIPLVGELKLIGKTFEEAKTLIEEEVKKAYPNSTNILVDISEFTSIQVTISGLVNAPGLYNLTSFSTIKDAILNSGGILPSGSYRNISLKRDGKVIKNFDLYELIRYGKNSSDMTLKNGDIIVVNPVSKQVSIKGFINNPAIYELRSYESYKNLINFTTGFKAKANTKAIKLKRYENNSIKVLSLNKEELYKLKPKNGDEIVVSQLSAQNANLVTIVGNVFLEGEVQLPKDKKITTLFKDLLDTHGQNGFFKKDTRYEFSMVEDIKGKVKSFSLKDVLDSKLDFSLSAGDTIKVFKKDEFQQKPYIFASGMIVSDEKRKYDFIDGLKAKDLFSIVNFKTETIIDDKRKAIYPDKSKIQINRVENNQKVTHLVDISTNGNFAIKKYDEIVFFDFESTNDISKATIKGEIFIPGTYNITKNTTIKDLVNLAGGFTKKSLLSRAELARYETKGDERIRTIIPIDLNKAFDLNLQIFPDDEWTIFTIKNWNEKKYIDIKGEVRFPGRYSIAEGEKLSSVLARAGGFTKHAFVEGSVFTREEVKQLQQRRLDDSLDRLRTKALQISSSANEAGESLQSKQNMVSTVAQLEKEASRNKPIGRISLNLYLDLQRFQNSPFDLTLKDQDSLYIPSINDTISVVGEVLNQNTFVYEKDLDAKDYLAKAGGITELADEEYIYIVKANGEAKRVKTDYFWGNSNDVFKGDTIVVPMMLDPVSDISFAKDVSSIVYQLAVTAASLKTVGGL; encoded by the coding sequence ATGAGATACCTATTAGTAGTATGTTTACTATTTATAAACTTATTTGCCATACAGCTAAGCCCTGAGCAGATCATGATGGCAAAACAAGCAGGCATAAGCCAAAGCCAGATAGATAGTGCTATAGTACAAAAAGAACAAGCTAGCGAGCAAAGCGTAGCAAAAGAGCAAGTAGTTCAAAACGATCTCGTATCAACTACTACAAAAGTACAGCTACAAAGATTTGGAAGTCAATTTTTCAATAATAAAAATAAAATAAATCCATACTCTATGCCAACTCCATCAAACTATATACTAAACTATGAAGATAAACTAAACATAGTGATATATGGAGCTACAAATGAAAACTTCAAACTATCTATAAATAACAATGGAAATGTAACTATCCCACTAGTAGGAGAGCTTAAACTTATCGGTAAGACTTTTGAAGAGGCAAAGACTCTTATAGAAGAAGAGGTAAAAAAAGCCTATCCAAACTCTACGAATATCTTAGTAGATATCTCTGAGTTTACATCTATTCAGGTTACTATCTCAGGACTTGTAAACGCACCTGGTCTTTATAACCTTACTAGTTTTTCTACTATAAAAGATGCTATCTTAAATAGTGGGGGAATCCTACCTAGTGGTTCATATAGAAATATATCACTAAAAAGAGATGGAAAAGTTATAAAAAACTTTGATCTATATGAGCTTATAAGATATGGTAAAAACTCATCAGATATGACTTTGAAAAATGGCGATATCATAGTAGTAAATCCAGTGAGTAAACAAGTATCTATAAAAGGTTTTATAAATAACCCAGCTATATATGAGCTAAGATCATACGAATCATACAAAAACCTTATCAACTTCACTACAGGATTCAAAGCAAAAGCAAACACAAAAGCAATAAAACTAAAAAGATATGAAAACAACTCTATAAAAGTCCTAAGCCTAAACAAAGAAGAGTTATACAAACTAAAACCAAAAAATGGTGATGAAATAGTAGTAAGCCAACTAAGCGCCCAAAATGCAAACCTAGTGACTATAGTAGGAAATGTATTCTTAGAAGGAGAAGTACAACTACCAAAAGATAAAAAAATCACTACACTATTCAAAGACCTACTAGATACTCACGGTCAAAATGGTTTTTTCAAAAAAGACACAAGATATGAGTTTTCTATGGTAGAAGATATCAAAGGCAAGGTAAAAAGTTTTAGTCTAAAAGATGTCTTAGACTCTAAGTTGGACTTTTCTTTAAGTGCAGGAGATACTATAAAGGTATTTAAAAAAGATGAATTCCAACAAAAACCTTACATCTTCGCAAGTGGTATGATAGTAAGTGATGAAAAAAGAAAATATGACTTTATAGATGGACTAAAAGCCAAAGATCTATTTAGTATAGTTAACTTCAAAACAGAGACTATAATAGATGATAAAAGAAAAGCAATCTACCCAGACAAATCAAAAATCCAAATAAACAGAGTAGAAAACAACCAAAAAGTAACTCATCTAGTAGATATATCTACAAATGGAAACTTTGCTATCAAAAAATACGATGAGATAGTTTTCTTTGACTTTGAAAGTACAAACGACATATCAAAAGCCACTATAAAAGGTGAGATATTTATCCCAGGTACTTACAACATCACAAAAAATACTACTATAAAAGACCTAGTGAACCTAGCAGGAGGTTTTACTAAAAAGTCACTACTTAGTAGAGCAGAACTAGCAAGATATGAAACAAAAGGCGATGAGAGAATCAGAACTATCATCCCAATAGACCTAAACAAAGCCTTTGATCTAAACTTACAGATATTTCCAGATGATGAGTGGACGATATTTACCATAAAAAACTGGAATGAAAAAAAATATATAGATATCAAAGGAGAGGTTAGATTCCCAGGAAGATACTCTATAGCAGAGGGTGAGAAACTATCTAGCGTTCTAGCTCGTGCTGGTGGATTTACAAAGCATGCCTTTGTAGAAGGTAGCGTGTTTACTAGAGAAGAAGTAAAACAACTACAACAAAGAAGACTAGATGATAGCTTAGATAGACTACGTACAAAAGCCCTTCAAATAAGCTCAAGCGCAAATGAAGCAGGTGAATCACTGCAGAGTAAACAAAACATGGTATCAACAGTAGCCCAACTAGAAAAAGAAGCTTCAAGAAACAAACCAATAGGTAGAATATCTTTAAATTTATACTTAGATTTACAAAGATTCCAAAACTCACCTTTTGATTTAACACTAAAAGACCAAGATAGTCTATATATACCAAGTATAAACGACACTATCTCAGTAGTAGGAGAAGTACTAAATCAAAACACTTTTGTATATGAAAAAGACCTAGATGCCAAAGACTACCTAGCAAAAGCAGGTGGTATCACAGAACTAGCTGATGAAGAGTATATATACATAGTAAAAGCAAACGGTGAAGCAAAAAGAGTAAAGACAGACTACTTCTGGGGTAACTCAAACGATGTATTCAAAGGTGACACTATAGTAGTGCCTATGATGTTAGACCCAGTATCAGATATAAGCTTCGCAAAAGATGTATCAAGTATAGTTTATCAGTTGGCTGTAACAGCAGCATCTCTAAAAACAGTAGGTGGACTATAG
- a CDS encoding Wzz/FepE/Etk N-terminal domain-containing protein, producing MSEVVNKEYIQEDEIDLRELFSTIWKHKIKIVLFSFIVVCATLIYALSIPNSYRSSVVLSPQGDDGKSSLGGLGSLAGLAGISLGGGSSKDPMTMMQTVLKDYEFNSYMIKKYDLIEKINKPSNLVFALGFDSLYSVPEIDEEKTQDELIYDTNLALSKILSISSDKDSGLITFSAEYIDRFLAKELVDIYLKEIIEKIKIQDMKEIEKQITYYQKELSSTYDVSLKEQLSKSISSLMQKRVFSQANDYYFVSKLVDSRVAYIKEKTKPKRALILVVSFVTSIILGIFMVFFYEFIKGNKKDEKTI from the coding sequence ATGAGTGAAGTAGTAAATAAAGAGTATATCCAAGAAGATGAGATAGACCTAAGGGAACTTTTCTCTACTATTTGGAAACATAAGATTAAAATAGTACTATTTTCTTTTATAGTAGTTTGTGCTACTTTGATATATGCCTTAAGTATCCCAAACTCATATAGGTCAAGTGTAGTACTATCACCCCAAGGTGATGATGGTAAGTCAAGTCTAGGAGGTCTAGGCTCACTTGCAGGACTTGCAGGTATATCTCTTGGTGGTGGAAGTAGCAAAGACCCTATGACTATGATGCAAACAGTACTAAAAGACTATGAGTTCAACTCATATATGATAAAAAAGTATGACCTGATAGAAAAAATAAATAAACCATCAAATCTTGTATTTGCTCTTGGTTTTGATTCACTTTATAGTGTGCCAGAAATTGATGAAGAAAAAACTCAAGATGAATTGATATATGATACAAACTTAGCTTTATCAAAAATATTAAGTATATCTAGTGATAAAGATAGTGGACTTATCACTTTTAGTGCTGAGTATATAGATAGATTTTTAGCAAAAGAACTAGTAGATATCTACTTAAAAGAGATTATAGAAAAGATAAAAATCCAAGATATGAAAGAGATAGAAAAACAAATCACTTACTACCAAAAAGAGCTAAGCTCAACATATGATGTAAGCCTAAAAGAACAGCTAAGTAAGTCAATCTCTTCGCTTATGCAAAAAAGAGTATTCTCTCAAGCAAATGACTACTACTTTGTATCAAAGCTAGTAGATAGTAGAGTAGCATATATCAAAGAAAAAACAAAACCAAAAAGAGCACTTATCTTAGTAGTGTCATTTGTGACATCTATCATACTAGGTATTTTTATGGTATTTTTTTATGAGTTTATAAAAGGAAATAAAAAAGATGAAAAAACTATCTAA